Proteins from a genomic interval of Streptomyces sp. NBC_00820:
- a CDS encoding Imm50 family immunity protein yields the protein MRPCKARAPSRGAPLGRAAPPTPRSTDIAIATWDTLVSNPELLTRYYTSIPPLEQVPLRSVHLSPYGPTLKLRLDLPRFADTAPQEWVDAGCDRVECQVSFVATGELRMRGLPAGRRTDMTHAPLDHRRLRVSLRGEGFELDFTCADSLLVSHVNAYRSGDGDPYRARRRFGSRVDQLRYTALPDTTVKPFYDYP from the coding sequence GTGAGACCCTGCAAGGCGAGAGCCCCGAGCCGCGGCGCCCCCCTCGGCCGAGCCGCCCCGCCGACACCCAGGAGTACGGACATCGCCATCGCGACCTGGGACACCCTGGTGTCCAATCCCGAGCTTCTGACGCGCTACTACACGTCGATACCACCGCTGGAACAGGTGCCCCTGCGATCCGTACACCTCAGCCCTTACGGCCCCACCCTCAAGCTGCGGCTCGACCTGCCCCGTTTCGCGGACACCGCGCCGCAGGAGTGGGTGGACGCCGGATGCGACCGCGTCGAATGCCAGGTGTCCTTCGTGGCGACCGGCGAACTGCGCATGCGGGGCCTTCCCGCCGGCCGGCGGACCGACATGACACATGCACCGCTGGACCACCGCAGACTGCGCGTCTCCCTTCGGGGCGAGGGGTTCGAACTGGACTTCACCTGCGCCGACAGCCTGCTGGTGAGTCACGTGAACGCGTATCGCTCGGGGGACGGCGACCCGTACCGCGCCCGCCGCCGGTTCGGGAGCCGTGTGGACCAGCTCCGCTACACCGCTCTGCCCGACACGACCGTGAAGCCGTTCTATGACTACCCCTGA
- a CDS encoding NADH:flavin oxidoreductase/NADH oxidase: protein MSTLFTPYTLRSLTIPNRIWMPAMCQYSAAPAGETAGAPTDWHFAHLAARASGGTGLIITEATAVSPEGRISPYDLGIWNDTQVAAFQRVTAFLKTQGTVPGIQLAHAGRKASTERTWVERGRQISPAEPHGWQPVGPSALPFSESSTTPDELSREQIAEIVRQFADGAERALAAGFQVAEIHGAHGYLIHQFLSPHSNRRTDEYGGSFEGRIRFALEVVDAVRAVWPEDLPVFFRVSATDWITENPDDDRNGWTTDETVRLAKELQAHGVDLMDVSTGGNVPDAKIVTGPHYQVPFAQRIRSETGMPVAAVGMISEPSQAQAVIAAGEADAVLLGRELLRNPYWARHAAAELDGEVSAPLQYHRA from the coding sequence TTGAGCACCCTCTTCACCCCCTACACCCTCAGGTCGCTGACCATCCCCAACCGCATCTGGATGCCGGCGATGTGCCAGTACAGCGCGGCACCGGCGGGTGAGACGGCCGGCGCCCCGACGGACTGGCACTTCGCGCACCTCGCCGCCCGGGCCTCCGGCGGCACCGGTCTGATCATCACCGAGGCCACGGCCGTCAGCCCCGAGGGACGGATCAGCCCCTACGACCTCGGCATCTGGAACGACACGCAGGTCGCCGCCTTCCAGCGCGTCACCGCGTTCCTGAAGACTCAGGGCACCGTTCCCGGCATCCAGCTGGCACACGCGGGACGCAAGGCCTCCACCGAGCGCACCTGGGTCGAGCGGGGGCGCCAGATCTCCCCGGCCGAGCCCCACGGCTGGCAGCCGGTCGGCCCGAGCGCCCTCCCCTTCAGCGAGTCGTCGACGACGCCGGACGAGCTGAGCCGGGAACAGATCGCGGAGATCGTCCGGCAGTTCGCCGACGGCGCCGAGCGCGCGCTGGCGGCGGGATTCCAGGTCGCCGAGATCCACGGTGCGCACGGCTACCTGATCCACCAGTTCCTCTCCCCGCACAGCAACCGGCGGACCGACGAGTACGGCGGCTCGTTCGAGGGCCGTATCCGGTTCGCCCTGGAGGTCGTCGACGCCGTCCGCGCCGTGTGGCCCGAGGACCTGCCGGTCTTCTTCCGCGTCTCCGCGACGGACTGGATCACCGAGAACCCCGACGACGACCGGAACGGCTGGACCACCGACGAAACCGTCCGGCTCGCCAAGGAACTGCAGGCCCACGGCGTGGACCTGATGGACGTCTCCACCGGCGGCAACGTCCCCGACGCGAAGATCGTGACGGGCCCCCACTACCAGGTGCCCTTCGCCCAGCGGATCCGCAGCGAGACCGGCATGCCCGTGGCGGCCGTCGGCATGATCAGCGAGCCGTCCCAGGCCCAGGCCGTCATCGCGGCCGGCGAGGCGGACGCCGTTCTCCTGGGGCGTGAACTCCTGCGCAACCCCTACTGGGCCCGCCACGCCGCGGCCGAGCTCGACGGCGAGGTTTCCGCTCCCCTCCAGTATCACCGCGCCTGA
- a CDS encoding CAP domain-containing protein — MTHPTRVHQRATAIVAAALMTGGMALATGATATVASSAGLPADVSSSDQQSIVSETNSVRQGAGQSALSWDDSLAKASQAWADDPASTAGGLQHDESVNNAAENISSSGPTQATGQWASEKSAYDADPDHDSNSVGYKTKWGHYYNMIQPGYTKIGCGASAGITVCRYS; from the coding sequence ATGACGCATCCCACTCGAGTACATCAGCGGGCCACGGCCATCGTCGCAGCGGCGCTGATGACCGGAGGCATGGCGCTCGCGACCGGCGCCACCGCCACCGTCGCCAGTTCGGCGGGCCTGCCCGCCGACGTCAGCTCGTCCGATCAACAGAGCATCGTCTCCGAGACCAACAGCGTGCGCCAGGGGGCCGGTCAGTCGGCTCTGTCCTGGGACGACTCGCTCGCCAAGGCCTCCCAGGCCTGGGCCGACGACCCGGCATCCACCGCGGGCGGCCTGCAGCACGACGAGAGCGTGAACAACGCCGCCGAGAACATCTCGTCCTCCGGGCCAACCCAGGCAACAGGGCAGTGGGCCAGCGAGAAGAGCGCCTACGACGCCGACCCCGACCACGACAGCAACAGCGTGGGTTACAAGACGAAGTGGGGGCACTACTACAACATGATCCAGCCGGGATACACGAAGATCGGCTGCGGCGCGAGTGCCGGCATCACGGTGTGCAGGTACAGCTGA
- a CDS encoding helix-turn-helix domain-containing protein, whose amino-acid sequence MSSSTHRSELGEFLKARRMDLSPAMVGLADPGGRRRVKGLRREEVALLASISTDYYTRLEQGRRQASAEVLDSIARVLRLDEDERAYMFGLVGKDAARPRRQAPQKVQPQLRRLLDDLTTTPAMVLGRRMDVLAWNPMASTLLGGFADIPEKQRNYVRMVFLDPAVRALYRDWEEVARTGVAQLRMEAARDPQDPRLTALVGELSVRDDDFRRWWSAHRVAVRGMGTKVLRHPVAGDLTLDWNTLTCVTDPDQQLVTYTAEPGTPSHDGLRILASWAATAERSDRTGSGPAGGAG is encoded by the coding sequence ATGAGCAGCAGCACGCACCGCAGTGAGCTGGGTGAATTCCTCAAAGCCCGGCGAATGGACCTCAGCCCGGCCATGGTGGGCCTCGCGGATCCCGGCGGCAGGCGCCGGGTCAAGGGCCTGCGCCGGGAGGAGGTGGCGCTGCTCGCCTCGATCAGCACCGACTACTACACCCGCCTGGAGCAGGGGCGCCGCCAGGCCTCCGCGGAGGTGCTGGACTCCATCGCCCGGGTGCTGCGGCTCGACGAGGACGAGCGCGCGTACATGTTCGGGCTGGTCGGCAAGGACGCGGCCCGGCCGCGCCGTCAGGCCCCGCAGAAGGTACAGCCGCAGCTACGTCGGCTGCTGGACGACCTGACCACCACCCCGGCCATGGTCCTGGGCCGGCGGATGGACGTTCTCGCCTGGAATCCGATGGCCTCCACCCTGCTCGGCGGCTTCGCGGACATCCCTGAGAAGCAGCGCAATTACGTACGCATGGTCTTCCTGGACCCGGCGGTGCGGGCGCTGTACCGGGACTGGGAGGAGGTCGCCCGGACCGGTGTGGCGCAGCTGCGGATGGAGGCCGCCCGCGACCCGCAGGACCCGCGCCTGACCGCCCTGGTCGGCGAGCTCTCGGTGCGGGACGACGACTTCCGCCGCTGGTGGAGCGCCCACCGTGTCGCTGTGCGCGGCATGGGCACCAAGGTGCTGCGCCATCCGGTCGCCGGCGACCTCACGTTGGACTGGAACACCCTCACCTGCGTCACCGACCCCGACCAGCAGCTCGTCACCTACACCGCGGAACCCGGCACCCCCTCCCACGACGGCCTGCGCATCCTCGCCTCCTGGGCCGCGACCGCCGAACGGTCCGACCGGACCGGTTCAGGGCCGGCGGGCGGAGCGGGCTGA
- a CDS encoding DUF899 domain-containing protein: protein MTTTPDDPTTALPGRPPVVDLATWQTARDELLVREKAHTRESDALAAARRRLPMVELDGTVEVVGPDGPVPFLDLFQGRDELVVYKHMWYDDAPHQGQCEGCTTTAWHLEDAVYLNARGVSLAVLTTGRWDEVASYVEFMGYTQPWYSVRDVDAPVGGDMGHLTCFLRDGDRVFLTYSTTGRGNEPVNGSLALLDMTPYGRGEAWEDNPEGRPKGNNPCWYWRSDADGHATWGPTSRPVPQWTRPGATPVETLGRQGPHR from the coding sequence ATGACGACCACGCCGGACGACCCGACCACCGCGCTGCCAGGACGGCCACCCGTCGTCGACCTGGCCACCTGGCAGACCGCCCGTGACGAACTTCTGGTGCGCGAGAAGGCCCACACCCGCGAGAGCGACGCGCTCGCCGCGGCCCGCCGCCGGCTGCCGATGGTGGAACTCGACGGGACGGTCGAGGTCGTCGGACCCGACGGACCGGTCCCGTTCCTGGACCTGTTCCAGGGCCGCGACGAGCTCGTGGTCTACAAGCACATGTGGTACGACGACGCGCCGCACCAGGGACAGTGCGAGGGCTGCACCACCACGGCCTGGCACCTGGAGGACGCCGTCTACCTCAACGCCCGCGGTGTCTCGCTCGCCGTCCTGACCACGGGCCGCTGGGACGAGGTGGCGTCGTACGTCGAGTTCATGGGCTACACCCAGCCCTGGTACTCGGTGCGCGACGTGGACGCGCCGGTCGGCGGCGACATGGGTCACCTCACCTGCTTCCTGCGCGACGGCGACCGTGTGTTCCTCACCTACTCCACGACGGGCCGTGGCAACGAGCCGGTCAACGGGTCCCTCGCCCTGCTCGACATGACGCCCTACGGCCGCGGCGAGGCCTGGGAGGACAACCCCGAGGGTCGGCCCAAGGGGAACAACCCGTGCTGGTACTGGCGCTCGGACGCGGACGGGCACGCCACCTGGGGTCCGACCAGCCGCCCCGTCCCGCAGTGGACCCGCCCCGGCGCGACCCCCGTGGAGACCCTCGGCCGGCAAGGCCCCCATCGCTGA
- a CDS encoding GNAT family N-acetyltransferase — MAIVMGKPGVDGLSEAVGVLREWQYDGAPMQLHPGDVGWFWRFGAEATAAAVRTWSRGGRMLAVGLLDGPGLLRLTFAPDAQRDEELAQQLVEDVSEPERGVLPGGRVNIETPMGALIQDLLSEGGWKLDEPWTPLCRDLTEPVRDPDVRIEVVGPEQAHVRAAVQRAAFDGSRFTDERWHAMAAGSPYADARCLVAYDDQGDAVAAVTVWSAGPGRPGLLEPMGVHREHRRRGYGEAITVAAAAALQELGSSSAIVCTPSSNPGAVATYRSAGFRPRSEVRDQYRDVQGT, encoded by the coding sequence ATGGCGATCGTGATGGGCAAGCCGGGAGTCGACGGACTGAGCGAGGCCGTGGGTGTGCTGCGGGAGTGGCAGTACGACGGGGCGCCGATGCAACTGCATCCGGGGGACGTCGGATGGTTCTGGCGGTTCGGTGCGGAAGCGACCGCCGCGGCGGTCAGGACGTGGAGCCGGGGCGGACGGATGCTCGCCGTCGGGCTGCTGGACGGTCCAGGGCTGTTGCGGCTGACGTTCGCGCCGGACGCCCAGCGGGACGAGGAGCTGGCGCAGCAGTTGGTCGAGGACGTGAGCGAGCCGGAGCGCGGCGTGCTGCCCGGGGGGAGGGTGAACATCGAGACGCCGATGGGCGCACTGATCCAAGATCTGCTGTCCGAGGGAGGCTGGAAGCTCGACGAGCCGTGGACGCCGCTGTGCCGCGACCTCACAGAGCCGGTGAGGGACCCGGACGTGCGGATCGAGGTGGTCGGGCCGGAACAGGCGCACGTGCGGGCCGCCGTACAGCGGGCGGCGTTCGACGGGTCGAGGTTCACGGACGAGCGCTGGCACGCGATGGCAGCCGGATCGCCGTACGCCGACGCCCGGTGTCTGGTCGCGTACGACGACCAGGGCGACGCGGTGGCGGCGGTGACCGTGTGGTCGGCCGGCCCGGGGAGGCCCGGGTTGCTCGAGCCGATGGGCGTGCACCGGGAACATCGCCGTCGCGGCTACGGCGAGGCGATCACCGTCGCCGCGGCGGCCGCACTCCAGGAGCTGGGCTCGTCGAGCGCGATCGTCTGCACCCCGAGCTCCAACCCCGGCGCCGTCGCCACCTACAGGTCGGCCGGCTTCCGGCCACGCTCCGAGGTCCGGGATCAATACCGGGATGTCCAGGGGACGTGA
- a CDS encoding histidine phosphatase family protein produces MTGTATRYLYLTRHGEASPDESGLTENGRRQAVLLGERLRDIPFAAVHHGPLARAEQSARLIGEQLKSVPTQVSEVAGDYVPYMPERNELPAESADFFLRFLDGATDEEREHGPESARRALDLFTGPVDGEEDRHELVVTHNFLVAWLVRDAMYAPKWRWLGVNHCNAALTVIRYAPGRPASVLFFNDMRHLPSELRWTGFPPELHI; encoded by the coding sequence ATGACCGGCACGGCAACCCGTTACCTCTATCTCACCCGGCACGGCGAGGCTTCACCGGACGAGAGCGGGCTGACAGAGAACGGGCGCCGGCAAGCCGTCCTGCTCGGCGAACGCCTCCGGGACATCCCCTTCGCGGCTGTTCACCACGGTCCGCTGGCACGGGCGGAGCAGTCCGCACGTCTGATCGGAGAGCAGCTGAAGAGCGTTCCCACGCAGGTCTCGGAAGTCGCCGGCGACTACGTTCCCTATATGCCCGAAAGGAACGAACTCCCAGCTGAATCAGCGGACTTCTTCCTCCGCTTTCTCGATGGGGCCACCGACGAAGAGCGGGAACACGGGCCGGAGTCGGCTCGCCGGGCGCTGGATTTGTTCACCGGACCGGTGGATGGCGAAGAGGACCGGCACGAACTGGTCGTCACCCACAACTTCCTGGTCGCATGGCTCGTCCGGGACGCCATGTACGCCCCGAAGTGGCGTTGGCTCGGCGTCAACCACTGCAACGCCGCACTGACCGTCATCCGCTACGCGCCCGGCAGACCGGCCTCCGTCCTCTTCTTCAACGACATGCGGCATCTGCCCAGCGAACTGCGCTGGACCGGCTTCCCGCCCGAACTGCATATCTGA
- a CDS encoding YybH family protein, which translates to MSENEKALKPEDLTRLFVERANACDAAGLAALYEEDAVMAYPPGSVTTGREAIRQLWEKVLAGAPRFESEKPLPTLICGDIALTSTPPKDGAGARAQVVRRQPDGTWLRIIDQPEFRPPTR; encoded by the coding sequence GTGTCCGAGAACGAGAAGGCCCTGAAGCCGGAGGACCTCACCCGCCTCTTCGTGGAACGCGCGAACGCCTGTGACGCCGCCGGCCTCGCCGCGCTGTACGAGGAGGACGCGGTGATGGCCTACCCGCCGGGCAGCGTGACGACCGGCCGGGAAGCCATCCGTCAACTGTGGGAGAAGGTGCTCGCGGGCGCGCCCCGATTCGAATCGGAGAAGCCGCTTCCGACGCTGATCTGCGGGGACATCGCCCTCACCTCGACCCCACCCAAGGACGGCGCCGGCGCCCGGGCACAGGTGGTCCGCCGGCAACCCGACGGCACCTGGCTACGCATCATCGACCAGCCCGAGTTCCGCCCACCCACCCGCTGA
- a CDS encoding DUF1990 family protein yields MTAVASRDRAFGRVDTVRVWRGLADARVNYAVEEVRRPAWNIDTYSSSLPAEGPGPPAPGGTWERACRLVRDYEFSPPRIVRAVYDPEAPLLGRDMLLEARFHGLRFYCGVRVTEVVDRIRGDVRVWGWAYETLEGHLERGRVTYEVVKHCDTGEVRFVVSCYSQGAPTLGRVTRFGWQLFGRRTQLRFYRECIARLRRFVESAPHERPARLTRTERLVCVPSDARSHCLDALAIRRVAPG; encoded by the coding sequence GTGACAGCGGTCGCCTCACGCGATCGCGCCTTCGGACGCGTCGACACAGTTCGCGTCTGGCGAGGGCTGGCGGACGCTCGCGTCAACTACGCGGTCGAGGAGGTGCGTCGCCCGGCCTGGAACATCGACACCTACAGTTCGTCCCTGCCGGCGGAAGGGCCGGGGCCCCCGGCCCCGGGCGGAACGTGGGAGCGGGCCTGCCGGCTCGTCCGCGACTACGAGTTCTCGCCTCCGCGGATCGTGCGGGCGGTATACGACCCGGAGGCGCCCCTGCTCGGCAGGGACATGCTGCTCGAAGCCCGTTTCCACGGTCTGCGCTTCTATTGCGGGGTGCGCGTCACCGAGGTCGTCGACCGGATCCGCGGCGATGTCCGAGTCTGGGGATGGGCGTACGAGACTCTCGAAGGACACCTCGAACGGGGAAGGGTGACCTACGAGGTGGTGAAGCACTGCGACACGGGTGAGGTGCGATTCGTCGTCTCCTGCTATTCGCAGGGCGCCCCTACCCTGGGCCGAGTCACCCGGTTCGGGTGGCAGCTCTTCGGCCGGCGGACCCAGTTGCGTTTCTACCGGGAGTGCATCGCGCGCCTGCGACGCTTCGTGGAGAGTGCTCCGCACGAACGTCCGGCGCGGCTGACGCGGACGGAGCGCCTGGTGTGCGTGCCGTCCGACGCCCGGTCGCACTGCCTCGACGCCCTCGCGATTCGCCGGGTGGCCCCCGGCTGA
- a CDS encoding fatty acid desaturase family protein, translating to MVSETSLRTGRGPGSEFSRLSKEIADRGLMGRRPAYYTVRITTVAAVYAGGWVAFVLIGPDWWTLAVAGWLAVAYGQVALVAHDIAHRQVFRLRRASEVSGRIAGNAGIGMGYGWWQDKHTRHHANPNHEGLDPDIVPYLLVWTRNQACAAKGLPRLIGRAQAFLFFPLLTLEGFNLHVAGVRSLANPSLRSRPLEGLLLIGHFCAYLTALFLVLRPGMAVAFLAVHQCLFGVYLGSIFAPNHKGMPTLTGADRPDFLRRQVLTSRDVRGGWFTDIVLGGLNYQIEHHLFPSMPTPNLRGAQVIVRRYCEELGVAYVETSLTASYRQTLRSLHQAGAPLRMARAAP from the coding sequence GTGGTCAGCGAAACCTCTTTGCGTACCGGGCGGGGTCCGGGAAGTGAATTCTCCCGGCTCTCGAAGGAGATCGCCGACAGGGGCCTGATGGGCCGCCGCCCCGCCTACTACACGGTCCGCATCACCACCGTCGCCGCCGTGTACGCGGGTGGCTGGGTCGCCTTCGTCCTGATCGGCCCCGACTGGTGGACCCTGGCGGTCGCCGGGTGGCTCGCTGTGGCCTACGGCCAGGTGGCTCTGGTCGCTCATGACATCGCCCACCGGCAGGTGTTCCGGCTGCGTCGGGCCAGTGAGGTGTCCGGGCGCATCGCCGGGAACGCGGGGATCGGCATGGGTTACGGCTGGTGGCAGGACAAGCACACGCGTCACCATGCGAACCCCAACCACGAGGGACTCGATCCCGACATCGTGCCCTACCTGCTGGTCTGGACCCGGAATCAGGCTTGTGCGGCCAAAGGACTGCCCCGGCTGATCGGTCGAGCCCAGGCGTTCCTGTTCTTCCCCCTCCTCACGCTGGAGGGGTTCAACCTGCACGTGGCCGGTGTCCGATCGCTGGCCAACCCCTCGCTCAGGAGCCGGCCCCTCGAGGGACTTCTGCTCATCGGACACTTCTGCGCCTACCTCACCGCGCTGTTCCTCGTGCTGCGACCCGGGATGGCGGTCGCCTTCCTCGCCGTCCACCAGTGCCTCTTCGGCGTGTACCTCGGCTCGATCTTCGCCCCCAACCACAAGGGGATGCCGACCCTGACCGGCGCGGACCGACCGGATTTCCTGCGTCGGCAGGTCCTCACCTCGCGCGATGTGCGCGGCGGCTGGTTCACGGACATCGTGCTCGGCGGACTGAACTACCAGATCGAGCACCATCTCTTCCCGAGCATGCCGACTCCGAACCTGCGCGGCGCGCAGGTCATCGTCCGCCGCTACTGCGAGGAGCTGGGCGTGGCCTACGTGGAGACCAGCCTGACGGCCTCGTACCGGCAGACACTGCGCAGCCTGCACCAGGCTGGAGCCCCTCTGCGCATGGCCAGGGCAGCCCCATGA
- a CDS encoding GAF and ANTAR domain-containing protein produces the protein MATREQQVTEVFVEVADSLIDDFDVIDFLQKLSVRCMELLDVAAVGILLSDEGGGLHVLAASDEDTRLLELFALQHDEGPCVDCCNDGQPRINISLTDPDAAARWPQFARSAHDTGFTTTNALPLRLRGRVIGALSLFRTTPEPLATSDVALAQALADVATIAILQQRTLVHIETERDQLQYALNSRIVIEQVKGILAERWQTSIDEAFRTFRAYARAHNRKLSGLARDIAEGVQDTDVMRTLPQRRSETGA, from the coding sequence ATGGCAACCCGTGAACAGCAAGTCACCGAGGTCTTCGTCGAGGTAGCAGACTCCCTGATCGACGACTTCGACGTCATCGATTTCCTGCAGAAGCTGTCCGTGCGCTGCATGGAGCTTCTGGATGTCGCCGCCGTCGGCATCCTGCTCTCGGACGAAGGCGGAGGACTCCACGTCCTTGCCGCCTCCGACGAGGACACGCGCCTCCTCGAGCTCTTCGCACTCCAGCACGACGAGGGTCCCTGCGTCGACTGCTGCAACGACGGTCAGCCACGGATCAACATCAGCCTCACCGACCCGGACGCGGCCGCCAGGTGGCCTCAGTTCGCGCGCAGCGCCCATGACACCGGATTCACCACGACCAACGCCCTGCCCCTGCGGCTGCGTGGACGGGTCATCGGCGCGCTCAGCCTCTTCCGGACCACCCCCGAACCCCTGGCCACATCAGACGTCGCCCTCGCGCAGGCGCTCGCCGACGTGGCCACCATCGCCATCCTCCAGCAGCGCACGCTCGTGCACATCGAAACCGAACGCGATCAGCTCCAGTACGCCCTGAACAGCCGCATCGTCATCGAACAGGTCAAGGGCATCCTGGCCGAGCGCTGGCAGACGTCCATCGACGAGGCGTTCCGCACCTTCCGTGCCTACGCACGTGCCCACAACCGCAAACTCTCCGGCCTCGCCAGGGACATCGCCGAAGGCGTGCAGGACACCGACGTGATGCGCACTCTCCCGCAGAGGCGATCGGAAACGGGTGCCTGA
- a CDS encoding ANTAR domain-containing protein produces the protein MISDRLAETLRLLRDESWPDVAASAAELLVVDGIAVSANGGSGAAEILWSSEGLARGFEDLQLMLGQGPGPDCLAGGIPVRVPDLAGVRADRWPALLTELPTLTMQAVFCFPLRIGAITLGVLTLVRGTPGRLTSEQDDDVTVLARALSKHLLDLGDPLLSSSEDPDLSGPLPHHAVLHQATGMVSVQLAVPLAEALLRLRAHAYGNNRTLTDTARDIVARRLRLALDPHPMNLTEDADED, from the coding sequence ATGATCAGTGACCGCCTGGCGGAGACTCTGCGGCTGCTCCGGGACGAGTCCTGGCCGGACGTCGCGGCAAGCGCGGCTGAACTGCTCGTCGTGGACGGGATCGCGGTCAGCGCGAACGGCGGATCGGGCGCGGCGGAGATCCTCTGGTCCTCGGAGGGCCTGGCACGCGGCTTCGAGGATCTGCAACTCATGCTCGGGCAGGGCCCCGGGCCGGACTGCCTGGCCGGTGGCATCCCGGTGCGGGTGCCCGATCTGGCCGGGGTCCGGGCTGACCGCTGGCCCGCGCTCCTGACCGAGCTCCCCACCCTGACCATGCAGGCGGTGTTCTGCTTCCCGCTGCGCATCGGCGCCATCACGCTGGGCGTGCTGACGCTGGTCCGGGGAACACCCGGGCGCCTCACCTCCGAGCAGGATGACGACGTCACCGTGCTCGCGCGCGCCCTGAGCAAACACCTCCTGGATCTCGGAGATCCTCTGCTGTCCTCATCGGAGGATCCGGACCTGTCAGGCCCGCTGCCGCACCACGCGGTCCTGCATCAGGCGACCGGCATGGTCAGCGTCCAGCTCGCCGTACCCCTGGCGGAGGCACTGCTGCGGCTGCGCGCCCACGCCTACGGCAACAACCGCACCCTCACCGACACAGCCCGGGACATCGTGGCCAGGCGGCTGCGGCTCGCCCTCGATCCGCACCCGATGAATCTCACCGAAGACGCAGACGAGGACTGA
- a CDS encoding STAS domain-containing protein: MHTMNLHRCNGRATICLEGEIDLPTVPAVRAALTTCQAYHIMDIDVDLTAVTFCDVSGLNVFLAASRRSVAADGRLRLHHPAPAVRLLLDLTGTGFLLAEDRPPVEPSPAVALQPTRDAA; this comes from the coding sequence ATGCATACGATGAACCTCCACCGGTGCAACGGCCGGGCGACCATCTGCCTGGAGGGCGAGATCGACCTGCCCACGGTCCCCGCCGTCCGCGCGGCTCTGACCACCTGCCAGGCCTACCACATCATGGACATAGACGTAGATCTCACCGCGGTCACCTTCTGTGACGTCAGCGGCCTGAACGTCTTCCTCGCTGCTTCACGGCGCTCCGTCGCGGCGGACGGACGCCTACGGCTGCACCACCCCGCTCCCGCCGTTCGACTGCTCCTGGACCTGACCGGCACCGGGTTCCTCCTGGCCGAGGACCGCCCGCCCGTCGAGCCGTCTCCAGCCGTGGCCCTCCAACCGACCAGAGACGCCGCATGA
- a CDS encoding HemK2/MTQ2 family protein methyltransferase has translation MTASTVTLSPRLRCWAPWGVYVPQTDTRLLGRAMRREKITSRTEVLDLGTGSGLLAVEAARLGGRVTAVDISWRAVATAWCNALLNGQTVRVRHGDLTSAVPGCRFDLVVTNPPYVPSPAHVQPRGRSRAWDAGQDGRLLIDRICDAAPAVLRPAGTLLIVHSHLCGVDDTLARLRQAGLHGEVVDRARLPFGRVLRSRLTWLRERGLTAGSTTEELVVIRAEHT, from the coding sequence ATGACTGCCAGCACCGTCACCCTCTCCCCGCGGCTCCGCTGTTGGGCTCCCTGGGGCGTGTACGTCCCCCAGACCGACACCCGGCTCCTGGGGCGGGCGATGCGCCGAGAGAAGATCACCAGCCGGACGGAGGTACTGGACCTGGGTACCGGCAGCGGCCTGCTCGCGGTGGAGGCAGCCCGGCTCGGTGGCCGCGTCACCGCGGTGGACATCTCCTGGAGGGCGGTCGCCACGGCCTGGTGCAACGCGCTGCTGAACGGACAGACCGTCCGAGTGCGCCACGGTGACCTGACATCGGCCGTCCCGGGGTGCCGGTTCGACCTCGTGGTCACCAACCCGCCCTACGTGCCGTCTCCTGCCCACGTCCAGCCCCGGGGCCGGTCCAGGGCATGGGACGCCGGGCAGGACGGTCGCCTGCTGATCGACCGCATCTGCGACGCCGCACCGGCCGTCCTGCGGCCGGCGGGAACGTTGTTGATCGTGCACTCGCACCTGTGCGGCGTCGACGACACACTGGCCCGTCTCAGGCAGGCAGGTCTTCACGGCGAGGTCGTCGACCGGGCCCGGCTGCCCTTCGGCCGTGTGCTGCGTTCCCGGCTCACCTGGCTGCGCGAGCGCGGGCTGACGGCCGGCTCCACGACCGAGGAGTTGGTGGTGATCCGTGCCGAACACACCTGA